The genome window GTTATTTCACGAGCGGCGGACTCGGCCGCGCCGAGAAGGACGTGCTCGCGCTCCTGAGGCAGAAGGTCCCGCGCCAGATCGCGGCGCACCTTCTCCTCTCTCCCGGCGCGAGCCACGGCGAGATCCTGGCGCGCTTCGAGCTATCCGCCTCGACGCTGTCGTTCCATCTGAAGAAGCTCGTGGAGCGCGGCCTCGCAAAGGTCGAGAAGTCGGGCCGGGAGAACCGCTACACGATCGCCGACCCGGACCTTGTCGCGAAGGTGCTCGTCGCGCACCGCTCGACCTTCCTCGACGACGTCGTCGACCGGTTCGCCGAGGTCTGGATGGGCCTCGAGCCGAGGCCCGCCAAGACCGGAGGGACGGGCGGCGGCCTCGACCGGCTGCACGTGTTCGTCGCGGCGCTCTTCGGCGCCGCGTGATCACGCCTTCGGGCGGCGGAAGAGCACCAGCGTGCCGACGCCGAGGATGAGCGCGCCCGCGACGAGGCCGACCACGACGCTCGGCGGAGCCTCGCGGATGAGGCCCTCGAGCGAGAGGACGTGGACGCTGTAGTGCGGCACGGACGCGATGAGCTGGTAGCCTTCGGTGTCGCTCACGAGCCAGGCCTCGGGGATGAGGCCGTCGTCGTCCGGGTTGAGGACATCCGTGAGGTTCGAGGCGAGGGTCATGGGCGCGCCGTCGAACGTGAGGCGGAGGTTCTCGATGGATGCGTTCCCCACGAGGGCCGGATCGACCCGGAAGACGAGGACGCGCCCGTCGAAACCGTGGCCGTCGATGGTGAACGTGACCTTGCCGTCGCCCGTCGTCGTCGCGACGGTCACGTTGCGGTAGCTCACGACGTCGTTGCGGACGGCGCCGTTCTCCTTCACGACGGCGACCTCGGCGCCGAGCCGCTTGTCGGCGAGCGCGCCCGCGATCTGGCTTTCCGCCGGGTCGAGGTGCTCGGAAGGGCGCCCGAGCGTGGAGAACGTGAAGCCGCCCTCGGCGGAGACGACGTCGCCTTGCACGTCGAGGCCGTCGCCGCGCGCGGTGAGGATCGCGGTGTGGTGCTCGGTCGAGAGGCGGACCCCGTTCTCGAGCGCGTGGATCGAAACGCCGGCCGCGAGCTTGAGCGACGCGACGCCGTCCGTCCTCACGACGAGCTGCCCCTTCGGGCGGTCGTGGGCCTTGAGCGAGTACCGCGCGGTCTCGACGTCGATCGACGCGCCGCGCGCAGCCGTGCCGCGGCTTTCGCGGGCGTCGTGGCGCGAGCCGTCGATCGCCACGTCGAACCACGGCGTCGACCCGACGGCGTAGCCGGTGATGCCGGCATCGGTCCAGTTGAAGCGGACGAATTCGCCCGTGACGTTCCGGTCGCCCGGCGCGGTCGAGAACTCGCCGAGCCAGGGCTTCGGGCGGGTCTCCCGGTCCGCCTTGCGCGGGCGGTCGTCGTCCCGGTCGTCGTCGTCCTTGTGGTCCCGCGCCTGGGCGACGGGGGCGAGGAGGGCGACGGCGAGGAGGAGGGCGACGAGGGCGCGGACGGACATGCGGGCTTCCTGGCCGATTTTCCCTTTCGACGCCTCAAGAACCTTTCGTTGCGGACGTCGAAGGGTCGCCTCGACCCGGCGGCGCCGCCCGGATGGAGGCGCGCGCTCCTAAAGCCTGCGGATTCACGCCCGGCCGACGTTCGCGCGGATGTGGCACACCCAGCGCTGGATCTCCTGGAGGTTCGCGAGCTCGACAGCCTCGTTGCGGCCGTAGGGGAGGCCCGCGACGCCCACAGGGCGCGGAAGGGTGACGCGCGGCGGGGAATCGTCCGCTTCCGTCATGCGCCGGCCGCCCGCGGGGTCGCCCTTGACGCCTGTGGATCAACGGGCGAACGGTCGCATCTCGAGGGTCAGGTCCGCGGCCCTCGGGCTGTGGGTGAGCCATCCGAGGCTCACGCGGTCGGCGGCCCGCGCGGCGAGGTGCGCGTTTTCCGGGGTGAGGCCTCCCGAGACCTCGACCTTGAGGTCCGGCTTCGCCGCGCGCGCGGCCTTCGCCCACGCCTCGGCGACTTCGGGCGTCTGGTTGTCGATCAGGATCCAGTCCGCGCCCGCGGCGGCCGCGGCGACCGCGTCCTCGAGGCTTTCGACCTCGACCTCGACGGTCTTCGCGGGGTCGTAGGCCCGGCATCGTCGCACGGCTTCCGCGACGCCGAGGAACGCGCGGTGGTTGTCCTTCACGAGAAACGCGTCGTGGAGGCCCGAGCGATGGGGCTCGCCGCCCCCGAGGGCGACGGCGCGCTTCTCGTAGGCGCGGAAGCCGGGCGTCGTCTTGCGGGTCGCCGCGACGCGGCAGGCGGGGTTCACGGCCGCGACGCGGCGTTGGATCTCCGAGGTGAGGGTCGCGATGCCGCTCATGCGCATGAGGAGGTTCAACGCCAGGCGCTCGCCCGCGAGGATCGCGCGCGCCGCGCCCTCGACCGCGAGAATGCGCGCGCCCGCGGACACGCGGGCGCCGTCGGCCGAGAGGACGTCGCAGGAAACGCCGAGGCGCTCGAAGACGGCGACGGCCTCCTCGACGCCCGCGACGACGATGTCTCCGCGGGCGAGGATGATGGCCTCCGCCGGGAGGTCGGCGGGAAGGGTCGCGAGGCTCGTGATGTCGCCGGCGTCCGCGAGGTCCTCCTCGAGGAATCGCCGCAGATCGTCGCTCCTTGTCATGGGAGGTCCCGCGAGGCCCAGACGCCCTTTCCGTAGCCTTCGTCCACGCCGACGTCGATGCGGCGCACGTTCGCGGGCCACGCGACGCCGCGGACGACCTCGTCGAGCACGTAGGCCGCGAGATCCTCCGCGCTCGTGTACTCGACGGGCAGGAGCGCCACGTCCGCGGCCGGGAACGCGTACGTCTTGGATCCGATCGCGACGCGCACGAGATCGCCGTCCCGTTTCACGTCGACCTCGTCGCTCTTGGTCTGGACGAGGACGTGGTGGTCGAGCCGGTCCGCGACGCCGCGCAGCACCTTCTTCACGTCGCCGAAGTCGACGATGAAGCCCGAGTCGCGCCCGCGGTCCCCGGCGACGACGGCGTGCAGGGCGTAGGTATGGCCGTGCAGCCGGCCGCATTTGGGGTGGTGCGGGATGACGTGCGCCGCGTCGAAACGGATCCCGCTTCGCCAACCGTCGACTCGGATCTCGGGCATGGAGGTCGGGTTCGCCTAGCGCCTGGTCCGCTATAGTCCCTCCGGACGACGCGCCCTGCGAGGCCGGGCGCTCCCCGGACCCGGTCCCGGACCCGGACCCGGACCCGGTCCCGGCACCCGGTCCCGGAGCCCGAAGCCCGGTCCCGGTCCCGGCACCCGGTCCCGGAGCCCGAAGCCCGGTCCCAATCCCGGCACCCGGTCCCGGAGCCCGAAGCCCGGTCCCGGTCCCGGCACCCGGTCCCGGCGCCCGAAGCCCGGTCCCGGTCCCGGCACCCGACGCCCGTCGCCCGGTCCCGACGCCCGAAGCCCGGTCCCGGTCCCGGTCCCGGCACCCGGTCTGAGCGCCCGGCGCGGGGTCCATATCCCCGTGTGATGCCGGGTCCAAGCTTTATGGGGTGGACGCGTCTTGGCGCTCGTTGTCCATGCCCCCGAGCCACCTTCCGGACGTGCAGAACTTCCGCGCGCCGCACAACTTCACGTTGACGCGGGTGGGCGTGACGGGCGTCGCGAAGCCGATCACGGTGGCGCGGCCCGGCCGCGCGGCGCGCACGCTGCTCGGGACGTTCGACGTGGCGGTGGACCTCCCGGCGGAGCAGCGCGGGACGCACATGAGCCGCAACGTCGAGGCGATCAACGCGACGATCGACGCCTTCGCGCGCGAGACGACGGCGGGCCTCGAGGAGC of Candidatus Thermoplasmatota archaeon contains these proteins:
- a CDS encoding helix-turn-helix domain-containing protein, translated to MPEETADALALETRRRIYQHVERVPGSHMRELHRDLAIPMGTLEYHLHYLVKAGLLATREDARYTRYFTSGGLGRAEKDVLALLRQKVPRQIAAHLLLSPGASHGEILARFELSASTLSFHLKKLVERGLAKVEKSGRENRYTIADPDLVAKVLVAHRSTFLDDVVDRFAEVWMGLEPRPAKTGGTGGGLDRLHVFVAALFGAA
- the nadC gene encoding carboxylating nicotinate-nucleotide diphosphorylase codes for the protein MTRSDDLRRFLEEDLADAGDITSLATLPADLPAEAIILARGDIVVAGVEEAVAVFERLGVSCDVLSADGARVSAGARILAVEGAARAILAGERLALNLLMRMSGIATLTSEIQRRVAAVNPACRVAATRKTTPGFRAYEKRAVALGGGEPHRSGLHDAFLVKDNHRAFLGVAEAVRRCRAYDPAKTVEVEVESLEDAVAAAAAGADWILIDNQTPEVAEAWAKAARAAKPDLKVEVSGGLTPENAHLAARAADRVSLGWLTHSPRAADLTLEMRPFAR
- a CDS encoding 6-pyruvoyl tetrahydropterin synthase family protein, encoding MPEIRVDGWRSGIRFDAAHVIPHHPKCGRLHGHTYALHAVVAGDRGRDSGFIVDFGDVKKVLRGVADRLDHHVLVQTKSDEVDVKRDGDLVRVAIGSKTYAFPAADVALLPVEYTSAEDLAAYVLDEVVRGVAWPANVRRIDVGVDEGYGKGVWASRDLP